From one Sulfurimonas sp. HSL-3221 genomic stretch:
- a CDS encoding efflux RND transporter periplasmic adaptor subunit — protein MRQHILVLAALLPLLLCADERPSVEQLFAVKTVKVQQTSAARAQTNYGYVRAEDSRMYDVSPRFGGYVQKLYADTRYRRLKKGEALAEVYSPEVLQAKEDYLTALRFNATRPSPEMLRSLRKKLTLLGVSRAEIDAVRSGMKADSLTTIHAPASGWLFEKSVVEGSAFKAGMKLFTIVNLERVWVEAALYQQELPRLASLNNFTVRASGVERAYPAKKLTLYPDIDPKAATVTLRLAVDNPHGELLPGMYATVTAAAAALPLLTLPRTAVLRKNGGWYVFRAGDFKGVFEPVKIEVKPLDKDRFEVVSGLSAGDEVAGDALFMLDADAQISGLE, from the coding sequence ATGAGACAACACATCTTAGTCCTCGCAGCCCTGCTGCCCCTGCTGCTATGTGCCGATGAGCGGCCGAGCGTCGAACAGCTCTTTGCCGTCAAAACGGTCAAAGTACAGCAGACCAGCGCCGCGCGGGCGCAGACCAACTACGGCTATGTCCGTGCCGAAGACTCCCGCATGTACGACGTATCGCCACGGTTCGGCGGCTATGTCCAGAAGCTCTACGCCGATACGCGCTACCGCCGGCTCAAGAAGGGCGAGGCGCTGGCCGAAGTCTACTCGCCCGAGGTGCTCCAGGCGAAGGAGGATTACCTCACTGCCCTGCGTTTCAACGCGACGCGCCCCAGCCCGGAGATGCTGCGCAGCCTTCGTAAAAAACTGACGCTGCTCGGTGTCAGCCGCGCCGAGATCGACGCGGTCCGCTCCGGGATGAAAGCCGACTCCCTCACCACGATCCACGCCCCGGCATCGGGGTGGCTTTTTGAAAAGAGCGTCGTCGAAGGCTCCGCTTTCAAAGCGGGCATGAAGCTCTTTACCATCGTCAACCTTGAGCGTGTCTGGGTCGAGGCCGCGCTTTACCAGCAGGAACTGCCGCGGCTCGCCTCCCTGAACAATTTCACCGTCAGGGCCAGCGGCGTGGAGCGGGCCTACCCCGCCAAAAAGCTTACGCTCTACCCCGACATCGACCCCAAGGCGGCCACGGTCACCCTGCGCCTCGCCGTCGACAACCCCCACGGCGAGCTGCTGCCGGGCATGTACGCCACGGTCACTGCAGCGGCGGCGGCGTTGCCGCTGCTCACCCTTCCCCGCACGGCAGTGCTGCGCAAGAACGGCGGATGGTACGTCTTCCGCGCCGGGGATTTCAAGGGGGTTTTCGAACCCGTCAAGATCGAGGTCAAACCCCTTGACAAGGATCGCTTCGAGGTCGTTTCCGGGTTGAGCGCCGGGGATGAAGTCGCCGGCGACGCCCTCTTTATGCTCGATGCCGACGCCCAGATCAGCGGACTGGAGTAG
- a CDS encoding TolC family protein, with protein MFRPLLALLLAAAALRAEGIDTLIDRSLAQHHSLKIIEQRLGAYDALEDKSSLFANPELLVGINDIQFDDPMDRTLEPMQFTSVTLKQKFPWFGKRGAAGEKVRAQKAVLFASFEAAQAELAKRIRLRAYTVAELNARLGVLQNYLELTNQNIALNTAYASTQRDRHMGIMSAELLRSDIAVRREKLTAMLTAQKARLAYLVQAPFDAVEADEAVAPPPPLETYLQRLENNRIYRVKAADQKAAAAETKVKTLSANADPFVMVGYYYREAHPDYLSVTVGAALPLYGAERDDTEAARKAELATAEAAADYRLQLRSEIETAYAALTEAYRTYRIITEESLPQVEHMVDLSDAKLRSGSDLFNYFDLLERKLRFDEQRIAAKADYLRAGARLKALTGEIK; from the coding sequence ATGTTCCGTCCGCTCTTAGCCCTGCTGCTCGCTGCCGCCGCGCTCCGGGCCGAGGGGATCGACACCCTGATCGACCGCTCGCTTGCACAGCACCACTCGCTGAAGATAATCGAACAGCGCCTCGGCGCCTATGACGCCCTGGAGGACAAAAGTTCCCTCTTCGCCAACCCGGAGCTGCTCGTCGGCATCAACGACATCCAGTTCGACGACCCCATGGACCGCACCCTCGAGCCGATGCAGTTCACCTCCGTCACGCTCAAACAGAAATTCCCCTGGTTCGGGAAACGCGGCGCGGCGGGTGAGAAGGTACGGGCACAGAAAGCCGTGCTCTTCGCCTCCTTTGAGGCGGCGCAGGCAGAGCTGGCCAAGCGGATCCGTCTGCGGGCCTACACCGTCGCCGAACTAAACGCGCGGCTGGGCGTCTTGCAAAACTACCTGGAACTAACAAACCAGAACATCGCCCTCAACACCGCCTACGCCTCCACCCAGCGTGACCGCCATATGGGGATTATGTCCGCCGAGCTGCTCCGCTCCGACATCGCCGTGCGCCGGGAAAAGCTCACGGCGATGCTCACGGCGCAAAAAGCGCGACTGGCCTACCTCGTGCAGGCCCCCTTCGACGCCGTCGAGGCCGATGAAGCGGTTGCGCCCCCGCCGCCCCTGGAGACCTACCTACAGCGGCTGGAGAACAACCGGATCTACCGCGTCAAAGCAGCCGACCAAAAGGCCGCGGCGGCGGAGACGAAGGTCAAAACACTCTCGGCCAACGCCGACCCCTTCGTGATGGTGGGCTACTACTACCGCGAAGCCCACCCCGACTACCTGAGCGTCACCGTCGGCGCGGCGCTCCCCCTTTACGGCGCAGAGCGCGACGACACCGAGGCGGCACGGAAGGCGGAGCTGGCAACGGCGGAGGCGGCCGCCGACTACCGCCTGCAGCTGCGCAGCGAGATCGAGACGGCGTACGCGGCGCTGACCGAGGCCTACCGCACCTACCGCATCATCACCGAGGAGAGCCTGCCCCAGGTGGAGCACATGGTCGACCTCAGCGACGCGAAACTGCGCAGCGGCAGCGACCTTTTCAACTATTTCGACCTGCTCGAACGCAAGCTCCGTTTCGACGAACAGCGCATCGCCGCGAAAGCCGACTACCTCCGCGCCGGCGCGCGCCTTAAAGCATTGACGGGAGAGATCAAATGA